In a single window of the Thermodesulfobacteriota bacterium genome:
- a CDS encoding cytochrome D1 domain-containing protein encodes MKEFKGIKAAIFVFAAGLIMAAMALTPSVVFADKKPFTYGTGNLMVVVERENKTVLIIDATDLEVVKRISLPKIHQPHAPVFSPDGRYYYVMGRNGYYAKVDLLAQKIVAEQTIGKDSRGSAISMNGKYIFAGNYRPGTAVIMDSKTLKILKTFEGPEGIIKGEIKPSRCASITDIGGVKDLMAIAWKDGGQVWIVDMKTAPEFKVIKKFLGVGDKLHDGFVSEGGRYFMLAAQKSNHMWILDAYKDVVNDSTAYQGTIGTDPVPHPGPGACWGEVCFETNIGKGTVTAFNPSTMEHLKNIPTSAAGNPKAAGGLFIRKHPGAPHVVADAVIEGQKTHAYVYVIDVETLEVVKKIKVGKSAVHPEFSARGAYLFVSSWGEDKVVVYDGLTYKKVKEIPSKTPTSVINSNRGSEQGL; translated from the coding sequence ATGAAGGAATTTAAAGGAATCAAAGCCGCAATATTCGTATTCGCGGCGGGTCTCATCATGGCCGCGATGGCTTTAACCCCCAGCGTGGTATTCGCGGACAAGAAGCCCTTCACCTACGGCACCGGGAACCTCATGGTGGTCGTGGAGAGGGAAAACAAGACGGTCCTTATCATAGACGCGACGGACCTCGAGGTTGTGAAGCGGATCAGCCTTCCCAAGATCCACCAGCCGCACGCGCCGGTTTTCTCCCCTGACGGCAGGTACTACTACGTCATGGGCAGGAACGGCTACTACGCCAAGGTCGACCTCCTGGCCCAGAAGATCGTGGCCGAGCAGACCATAGGCAAGGACTCCAGGGGTTCGGCGATAAGCATGAACGGCAAGTACATCTTCGCGGGCAACTACAGGCCGGGTACCGCCGTCATAATGGACTCCAAGACCCTGAAGATACTCAAGACCTTTGAGGGCCCCGAGGGGATAATCAAGGGCGAGATCAAGCCTTCGAGGTGCGCGTCCATAACCGACATCGGCGGCGTAAAGGACCTCATGGCCATCGCCTGGAAGGACGGCGGACAGGTCTGGATCGTTGACATGAAGACCGCGCCCGAGTTCAAGGTAATCAAGAAGTTCCTCGGCGTGGGCGACAAGCTCCACGACGGCTTTGTCTCCGAGGGCGGCAGGTACTTCATGCTGGCGGCCCAGAAGTCCAACCACATGTGGATCCTCGACGCCTACAAGGATGTCGTAAACGACTCCACCGCCTATCAGGGCACGATAGGCACCGACCCGGTCCCGCACCCCGGACCCGGCGCGTGCTGGGGCGAGGTATGCTTCGAGACGAACATAGGCAAGGGAACCGTCACGGCCTTCAATCCTTCGACGATGGAGCACCTGAAGAACATACCGACCTCAGCCGCGGGCAACCCCAAGGCGGCCGGCGGCCTCTTCATAAGGAAGCACCCCGGCGCTCCGCACGTCGTGGCTGACGCCGTCATCGAGGGGCAGAAGACGCACGCCTATGTCTACGTCATCGACGTCGAGACCCTCGAGGTCGTGAAGAAGATAAAGGTCGGGAAGTCCGCGGTACACCCGGAGTTCTCGGCTCGGGGCGCGTACCTCTTCGTGTCCTCATGGGGCGAGGACAAGGTTGTTGTCTACGACGGGCTGACCTACAAGAAGGTCAAGGAAATACCCTCGAAGACCCCGACCTCGGTCATCAACTCCAACAGAGGTAGCGAGCAGGGCCTCT